One Chordicoccus furentiruminis DNA window includes the following coding sequences:
- a CDS encoding YesL family protein, with product MKFNLDNPFFRFMNSLMDLVWLNILTLALCIPVVTAGASLTAMHYCLIRISRGEESYITKMFFKSFKENFRPATPLWLTELLLGLVLYLDFRIVSRMGDGMGSAVWCVLFVAAVVVLMGVQFLFPLVSRFVQNYRGYLSNSFKLGMACLPRTACMTALTAGPLILMFLFWAYLLPVYFLIGIAGPGFLKAKLYDPVFRRLEEKEAEAS from the coding sequence ATGAAATTCAATCTTGATAATCCGTTTTTCCGATTCATGAACTCCCTGATGGACCTTGTCTGGCTGAATATTCTGACACTGGCGCTCTGCATTCCGGTCGTGACGGCCGGCGCCTCTCTGACAGCGATGCACTATTGCCTTATCCGCATCAGCCGGGGAGAGGAGAGCTACATCACGAAGATGTTCTTCAAGTCCTTCAAGGAAAATTTCCGGCCCGCGACGCCGCTCTGGCTCACGGAACTGCTGCTCGGCCTGGTTCTTTATCTGGACTTCCGTATCGTGAGCCGGATGGGAGACGGGATGGGATCCGCCGTCTGGTGCGTGCTGTTTGTCGCGGCCGTTGTGGTCCTGATGGGGGTGCAGTTCCTGTTCCCGCTGGTGAGCCGGTTCGTTCAGAATTACCGTGGCTATCTGTCCAATTCCTTCAAGCTCGGCATGGCCTGTCTTCCCCGGACAGCCTGTATGACCGCACTGACCGCCGGGCCGCTGATCCTGATGTTCCTGTTCTGGGCTTATCTGCTTCCCGTTTACTTCCTGATCGGCATCGCGGGCCCGGGTTTCCTCAAGGCGAAGCTTTATGACCCGGTTTTCCGCCGGCTGGAGGAGAAGGAGGCGGAAGCATCATGA
- a CDS encoding glycosyltransferase, with product MGRIYSVDLQFEPENHAGVKAPTDISRICHDMGMISFPFPVQKYMFPQGLDKLRSRIWLLKTCGERWNALRRTVRQDDIVFYQHPLYGARAALRYIPLIKREKGCRFIALIHDLESLRMGIGGLYEKSRRTAQLSDQQLLRQFDMVICHNEHMRQYLIRQGFAPEKLVNLEIFDYLTDAVMHNPEKCSCPTLAVAGNLHPGKSGYLYEMFRSGQGGDDLAGRSAAHLPEKSEGLCVNAYGANFDGTLAAEGIHYRGSFPAEQLPGELRGDFGLVWDGPSAETCTGNTGAYLKYNNPHKASLYLASGLPVMIWKEAAMADFITRNQAGVTIGSLTEAEDVIRNMTEAEYGDLCGQAARIGQQLRQGTYFRRAFQECLDRLNGKPAAQKFC from the coding sequence ATGGGAAGGATTTACTCTGTTGATCTGCAGTTTGAGCCGGAAAATCATGCCGGAGTCAAGGCTCCAACGGACATTTCGCGGATCTGCCATGACATGGGAATGATCAGTTTTCCGTTTCCCGTTCAGAAATACATGTTTCCGCAGGGGCTTGACAAGCTGCGGAGCCGGATCTGGCTTCTGAAAACCTGCGGCGAGCGCTGGAATGCGCTGAGGCGGACTGTCCGTCAGGACGATATCGTGTTCTACCAGCATCCGCTGTACGGCGCGCGCGCGGCGCTCCGGTATATTCCGCTGATCAAAAGAGAAAAGGGGTGCCGCTTCATCGCGCTGATTCATGATCTGGAGTCTTTGCGGATGGGGATCGGCGGACTGTATGAGAAAAGCAGGCGGACGGCGCAGCTGTCGGATCAACAGCTTCTTCGGCAGTTTGACATGGTGATCTGTCATAACGAGCATATGCGGCAGTATCTGATCCGTCAGGGGTTTGCGCCGGAAAAGCTGGTCAATCTGGAAATTTTTGACTATCTGACGGATGCAGTCATGCATAATCCGGAGAAATGCAGCTGTCCGACACTCGCCGTGGCCGGCAATCTCCATCCGGGAAAATCCGGTTATCTGTACGAAATGTTCCGCAGCGGACAAGGAGGAGATGACCTGGCCGGACGATCCGCGGCGCATTTGCCGGAGAAGAGCGAAGGCCTCTGCGTGAACGCCTACGGCGCAAATTTTGACGGGACGCTGGCAGCGGAAGGCATTCATTACCGGGGATCGTTCCCTGCGGAGCAGCTTCCCGGTGAGCTGCGGGGCGATTTCGGGCTGGTCTGGGACGGACCTTCGGCTGAGACCTGCACCGGAAATACGGGAGCGTATCTGAAGTATAACAATCCGCACAAAGCATCTCTGTATCTGGCATCCGGCCTTCCGGTCATGATCTGGAAGGAAGCAGCGATGGCCGATTTCATAACGAGAAATCAAGCGGGCGTCACCATCGGCAGTCTGACGGAGGCGGAGGATGTGATACGAAATATGACGGAGGCGGAATACGGCGATCTGTGCGGACAGGCAGCCCGGATCGGACAGCAGCTGAGACAGGGAACGTATTTCCGCAGGGCCTTTCAGGAGTGCCTTGACCGGTTGAATGGGAAGCCGGCAGCGCAGAAATTCTGCTGA
- a CDS encoding type II toxin-antitoxin system RelE/ParE family toxin translates to MKKYKLSFLPLFEGDLNEIVDYISTDLQNPSAADHLIHDIESAINKRLEAPLSFAPYPSSKKRPHPYHRINIRNFSVFYVVIDDTMEVRRVLYSKRNLDKLLDG, encoded by the coding sequence GTGAAAAAGTATAAGCTGTCATTTCTTCCCCTTTTTGAAGGGGATCTGAATGAGATCGTGGACTACATCTCAACTGATCTTCAGAACCCCAGCGCCGCAGATCATCTGATTCACGATATTGAATCTGCAATAAACAAACGTCTGGAAGCGCCGTTGTCATTTGCTCCGTATCCTTCATCAAAAAAACGGCCACACCCATATCACAGAATCAACATCAGAAACTTTTCTGTTTTCTATGTTGTGATCGATGACACCATGGAGGTGCGTCGCGTTCTGTATTCCAAGCGAAATTTGGATAAGCTGCTGGATGGCTAA
- a CDS encoding glycosyltransferase family protein, translating into MDCDLQHPPATLIEMYRLWEHGYEGIEAVKRSRGKESMLHSFCAGMFNRIMSKAAGIDMAKASDFKLLDRKIVNAVLKFPEKHTFFRALSSWVGFDTTQVESDVQEREAGVRNTFRQCHPSLRSQLPLRHCRKSIRKLLALNY; encoded by the coding sequence ATGGACTGTGATCTGCAGCATCCGCCGGCAACCTTGATCGAGATGTATCGATTATGGGAGCATGGGTACGAAGGTATTGAAGCGGTCAAAAGAAGTCGTGGAAAGGAAAGCATGCTTCATTCGTTCTGTGCGGGCATGTTTAACAGAATCATGTCAAAGGCCGCAGGAATCGATATGGCAAAAGCGTCCGACTTTAAATTGCTGGACCGAAAGATCGTGAATGCGGTTCTGAAGTTTCCGGAGAAGCATACATTTTTCAGAGCGCTGTCATCATGGGTGGGGTTTGACACCACTCAGGTTGAGTCTGACGTTCAGGAAAGAGAAGCCGGTGTAAGGAATACTTTCCGGCAGTGCCATCCATCATTGCGCTCTCAGTTGCCATTACGACACTGCCGGAAAAGTATTCGAAAATTGTTAGCACTCAACTATTGA
- a CDS encoding Hsp20/alpha crystallin family protein — MLVPSLFTDNFISDFFNDPFDRTPAMFHATGSSLMSADVKEFKDHFELSLELPGYRKEDVTASLKDGYLTIEARREEKNDGDEEKAHFIRRERYVGTLTRSFYVGEDVKQEDIKAKFDNGVLEICIPKVEAKPEIDTSRTISIE; from the coding sequence ATGTTAGTGCCGAGTCTTTTTACCGATAATTTCATCAGTGATTTTTTCAATGATCCCTTTGACCGTACGCCGGCGATGTTCCACGCGACGGGCTCCAGTCTGATGAGCGCGGATGTAAAGGAGTTCAAGGACCATTTCGAGCTGTCCCTTGAGCTGCCCGGCTACAGAAAGGAAGATGTCACCGCGTCTCTGAAGGACGGGTATCTGACCATCGAGGCAAGACGGGAAGAAAAGAACGACGGAGACGAGGAGAAGGCTCACTTCATCCGCCGCGAGCGCTACGTCGGCACGCTGACGAGAAGCTTTTATGTCGGCGAAGACGTGAAGCAGGAGGATATCAAGGCGAAATTCGACAACGGCGTATTGGAGATCTGCATTCCGAAGGTGGAAGCGAAGCCTGAGATCGATACCTCGAGAACGATTTCCATCGAGTAA
- a CDS encoding ArsR/SmtB family transcription factor, translated as MPHQHHDPEEEKRIIEHMPEETTVSAVARAMKQLGDPSRLRIFWLLCHTEECVIDIAALVGMTSPAVSHHLRLLKDAGLLTTRRDGREVYYRAADTSLVRELHATIEHVAQISCPE; from the coding sequence TTGCCCCATCAGCACCATGATCCGGAGGAAGAGAAGCGCATCATCGAGCATATGCCGGAGGAAACGACCGTCAGCGCTGTCGCCCGCGCCATGAAGCAGCTCGGCGACCCCTCGCGTCTCCGCATATTCTGGCTTCTCTGTCATACGGAGGAATGCGTGATCGATATCGCCGCGCTGGTCGGCATGACCAGCCCCGCCGTCTCTCACCACCTCCGCCTGCTGAAGGACGCCGGCCTGCTCACCACACGGCGCGACGGGCGCGAGGTCTATTACCGCGCCGCTGACACCTCGCTGGTCCGGGAACTGCACGCCACCATCGAGCATGTAGCGCAGATTTCGTGTCCCGAATAA
- a CDS encoding lactate/malate family dehydrogenase, whose amino-acid sequence MAVSYGKLAIIGAGKVGSAVLNSVLRMNIVDDIVVINRNRDKALGEVLDASHTTAFAYSANASIRVGDYRDLRDAHIIVMTAGPSILPGNHDRNTLLRKNIEVMDQTMKEITAYTREAILIVISNPLDILTYYFQKKYDYPAGRIFGTGTLLDTARFNKMLGDLCGVDAKNVVGFVLGEHGSTSFIPWNTVNIVGVPFDRLAEKFGLKEPIDKERLLRDTKTIGPRIVDLKGYTSSGVSLAACRIIGAILRNEHCVVPVSTVMQGQYGYSDVAMSLPCVLTRDGISRVIELPLDEQGRRDLTVSHDHLRALIDSIEG is encoded by the coding sequence ATGGCGGTATCATACGGGAAACTGGCGATTATCGGCGCCGGCAAGGTAGGCTCGGCGGTGCTCAATTCGGTGCTGCGCATGAATATCGTGGACGACATTGTCGTCATCAACCGTAACCGGGACAAGGCTCTGGGCGAGGTGCTCGACGCGAGCCACACCACGGCCTTTGCGTACAGCGCCAACGCGAGCATCCGGGTCGGGGACTACCGCGATCTTCGTGACGCGCATATTATCGTGATGACGGCGGGACCGTCGATTCTGCCGGGAAACCATGACCGGAATACGCTGCTCAGAAAGAATATCGAGGTCATGGATCAGACGATGAAGGAGATCACAGCTTATACAAGAGAAGCCATTCTGATCGTCATCTCGAACCCGCTGGATATCCTGACTTACTATTTCCAGAAGAAGTACGATTATCCGGCGGGACGGATCTTCGGCACGGGCACGCTGCTCGATACGGCCCGCTTCAACAAAATGCTGGGCGATCTCTGCGGCGTCGATGCCAAAAACGTGGTCGGCTTCGTGCTCGGCGAGCACGGATCCACTTCCTTTATCCCCTGGAATACGGTCAATATTGTCGGCGTCCCCTTTGACCGGCTGGCGGAGAAGTTCGGTCTGAAGGAGCCGATCGACAAAGAGCGTCTTCTGCGCGACACCAAGACAATCGGCCCGCGGATCGTGGATCTCAAAGGCTACACCAGCTCGGGCGTAAGTCTCGCGGCCTGCCGGATCATCGGCGCGATCCTTCGGAACGAGCACTGCGTCGTGCCGGTCTCGACGGTCATGCAGGGGCAGTACGGCTATTCGGACGTCGCGATGAGCCTGCCCTGCGTGCTGACGAGGGACGGCATCAGCCGTGTGATCGAGCTGCCTCTGGATGAGCAGGGGAGAAGGGATCTGACGGTTTCCCACGACCATCTGAGAGCGCTGATTGATTCGATCGAGGGGTAA
- a CDS encoding cation transporter produces the protein MKKSYPVEVDCAACALKMEDAAKKTSGVKDASVNFMTLKMKVEFEDGADPDAVMKEVRSNCRRVDSDFDIQL, from the coding sequence ATGAAAAAAAGCTATCCGGTTGAGGTTGACTGCGCCGCCTGCGCGCTGAAGATGGAGGACGCGGCGAAGAAGACAAGCGGCGTGAAGGATGCGTCCGTCAATTTCATGACGCTGAAAATGAAGGTGGAATTTGAGGACGGCGCGGATCCGGATGCCGTGATGAAGGAGGTCAGGAGTAACTGCCGGAGAGTGGATTCCGACTTCGATATCCAGCTCTGA
- a CDS encoding glycosyltransferase family 2 protein produces the protein MKTISVITPFYRGNAYINHLADVLEANAERLAETAKSGRTDQAEGPETVEWLIVNDSPDSPVSLNGNWPRLSIRVIDLPQNGGIHHARAEGLRRAKGEAILFLDQDDRIAPDFLVRQKKQMEEDADVAVCGVLLEKPDGTAEPIYRTKADLEDIRKLDVYLRVKNPIRSPGQCLIRRSAIPDAWSRTPMKRNGSDDLLLWIMMLARHARFIVMPDCLYTHRYTGENVSDSIPQITASSMEMTEILRASGELNQRQLDDLRRSVEWGGRTSEENRRYYLKDSRIFLARLWWKIRHALSAPLKEE, from the coding sequence ATGAAAACGATCAGTGTGATTACCCCGTTTTACAGGGGGAATGCGTATATCAATCATCTGGCGGATGTGCTGGAAGCGAATGCAGAGCGATTGGCGGAGACGGCGAAATCAGGGAGAACGGATCAGGCGGAAGGCCCGGAGACGGTTGAATGGCTGATCGTGAATGACAGCCCGGACAGTCCGGTCAGTCTGAACGGAAACTGGCCCCGGCTCAGCATCCGGGTGATCGATCTTCCGCAGAACGGGGGGATCCATCATGCGCGGGCGGAGGGGCTCCGGAGAGCGAAGGGAGAAGCGATTCTCTTTCTTGATCAGGACGACCGGATTGCCCCGGACTTTCTGGTCAGACAGAAGAAACAGATGGAAGAAGACGCGGACGTGGCTGTCTGCGGCGTACTGCTGGAGAAACCAGACGGAACGGCGGAGCCGATTTATCGGACAAAGGCCGATCTGGAGGATATCAGGAAGCTCGATGTCTATCTGAGAGTGAAAAACCCGATCCGGTCACCCGGTCAGTGCCTGATCCGCCGATCGGCGATCCCGGATGCGTGGAGCAGGACACCAATGAAGAGGAACGGATCAGACGATCTTCTTCTCTGGATCATGATGCTCGCCCGGCACGCGCGTTTCATTGTAATGCCGGACTGTCTGTATACACATCGTTACACGGGAGAGAATGTGTCGGATTCGATCCCCCAGATCACCGCGTCTTCGATGGAAATGACGGAAATTCTTCGTGCATCAGGGGAACTGAATCAGCGGCAGCTTGATGATCTGCGGCGTTCAGTGGAGTGGGGCGGACGCACGTCAGAGGAAAACCGACGGTATTACCTGAAGGATTCCAGGATCTTTCTGGCAAGACTCTGGTGGAAAATACGGCATGCGCTGTCAGCGCCGCTGAAAGAAGAATGA
- a CDS encoding DUF4422 domain-containing protein, whose product MHILAENNIVIIVATHKKYRMPEDSMYLPLLVGAEGRTDADGRPVDFGYQKDNTGSNISSRNSTYSELTGLYWAWKNLSADYIGLVHYRRYFSVKRKGKDPFANIMTSEEAQSILRNHSIILPKRRHYIIETLYSHYVHTLNETHLDKTRMIVEERCPDYLASYDRVMHRTWGYMFNMMVMRRDLFSDYCSWLFPILSALEQQVDLTGYSDFDKRLFGRVSELLFDVWIEQRIVEKRISRKDIIEVRLLSMEPVNWWIKGTSFLKAKFFHQKYERSF is encoded by the coding sequence GTGCATATCTTGGCAGAGAATAACATCGTTATAATCGTAGCGACTCATAAGAAATACCGTATGCCGGAAGATTCCATGTACCTTCCGCTGCTTGTCGGCGCGGAAGGCCGGACGGACGCCGACGGACGCCCTGTGGATTTCGGATATCAGAAAGACAATACCGGCAGCAACATTTCCAGCCGGAACAGCACCTACTCCGAGCTGACCGGTCTTTACTGGGCATGGAAAAATCTTTCCGCCGACTATATCGGACTCGTTCACTATCGGCGTTATTTTTCGGTCAAAAGAAAAGGAAAAGATCCCTTTGCCAATATCATGACTTCAGAGGAGGCGCAGTCGATTCTCCGAAATCATTCCATCATTCTTCCGAAACGAAGGCATTACATCATCGAAACGCTGTACAGCCACTATGTGCACACACTGAACGAAACACATCTTGACAAAACCCGGATGATTGTTGAAGAACGGTGCCCTGATTACCTCGCCTCCTATGACCGGGTCATGCACCGTACCTGGGGCTATATGTTCAACATGATGGTGATGCGGCGGGATCTGTTTTCCGATTACTGCTCCTGGCTGTTCCCCATCCTGTCCGCACTGGAGCAGCAGGTCGATCTGACCGGTTATTCGGATTTCGACAAGCGTCTGTTCGGCCGTGTGTCCGAACTCCTCTTTGATGTCTGGATCGAGCAGCGAATCGTGGAAAAACGGATTTCACGAAAAGATATCATAGAGGTCCGGCTGCTTTCCATGGAGCCGGTCAACTGGTGGATCAAGGGGACCAGCTTTCTGAAAGCGAAATTCTTTCATCAGAAATATGAACGCAGCTTCTGA
- a CDS encoding heavy metal translocating P-type ATPase, giving the protein MNRKQKKNLIRILAAAGMMAVLQALPVRGWIRFVLYMIPYLTVGYDILIKAAKGLVHRQPFDEHLLMAVATIGAVVLAVSGSGDYTEAIAVMLFYQIGEWFQSYAVGKSRRSISDLMDIRPDYANLEGPDGTLTRTDPDEVAVGTVIVVQPGEKIPIDGVVTDGESSLNTAALTGESLPRDVRAGDEVLSGCINQTAVLRIRTTREFGESTASKILELIEDASSKKSKSEDFITRFARIYTPVVVYAALALAVVPGTVLFLMGRDPLWGIWIYRALTFLVISCPCALVISIPLSFFAGIGGASREGVLVKGSVYLETLSKTRTVVFDKTGTLTRGTFEVTAVHPDRLDKTQLLHLAAHVERYSTHPIAASLRAAYPGEKDGCLVESVEELAGRGIRAKVNGQTVCVGNAKMMEETGAAWRPCHHPGTIVHVSVDGVYAGHIVISDVVKEHAAAAVAALKKGGVRRTVMLTGDSRAAAEQVAAQTGIDEVHAELLPADKVAQVEKLLAEEKAGEAAAFVGDGINDAPVLSRADIGIAMGALGSDAAIEAADIVLMDDDPLRIATAINISRKCLRIVKENIWLAIGVKTVCLALSAFGLANMWAAIFADVGVMVLAVLNAVRCLYTKGEEASAQ; this is encoded by the coding sequence ATGAATCGAAAACAGAAGAAGAATCTGATCCGGATACTCGCAGCGGCGGGGATGATGGCCGTGCTGCAGGCGCTGCCGGTCCGCGGATGGATCCGGTTTGTCCTGTATATGATCCCCTATCTGACCGTCGGATATGATATTCTGATCAAGGCGGCGAAGGGACTGGTTCACCGCCAGCCGTTTGATGAGCATCTGCTGATGGCGGTCGCGACGATCGGTGCGGTCGTGCTCGCGGTCAGCGGGAGCGGCGATTATACGGAAGCGATCGCGGTTATGCTGTTCTATCAGATCGGCGAATGGTTTCAGAGCTACGCGGTCGGAAAAAGCCGCCGGAGCATTTCCGACCTGATGGACATACGGCCTGACTACGCGAATCTGGAAGGGCCGGACGGCACGCTGACGCGGACGGATCCGGATGAGGTGGCGGTTGGCACAGTGATCGTCGTTCAGCCGGGCGAGAAGATCCCGATCGACGGCGTGGTGACGGACGGAGAATCCAGCCTGAACACGGCGGCGCTGACCGGCGAGTCGCTCCCGCGGGATGTGCGGGCAGGCGACGAGGTGCTCTCCGGGTGCATCAACCAGACCGCGGTGCTGCGGATCCGTACGACCAGGGAGTTCGGCGAGTCGACCGCGTCGAAGATTCTGGAACTGATCGAGGACGCGAGCTCGAAGAAGTCCAAGTCGGAGGATTTTATCACGAGATTTGCGCGGATCTATACGCCGGTGGTGGTGTACGCGGCGCTGGCGCTGGCGGTTGTGCCTGGAACGGTACTGTTTCTGATGGGGAGAGATCCGCTCTGGGGAATCTGGATCTACCGCGCGCTGACCTTCCTTGTGATCAGCTGCCCATGCGCGCTGGTGATCAGCATCCCCCTCTCCTTTTTTGCTGGGATCGGCGGCGCCTCGAGGGAGGGGGTGCTGGTGAAGGGTTCTGTCTATCTTGAGACGCTGTCGAAGACGCGGACCGTCGTCTTCGACAAGACCGGTACGCTGACCCGCGGCACGTTCGAGGTGACGGCGGTGCATCCGGACCGTCTGGATAAGACGCAGCTGCTGCATCTTGCCGCGCATGTGGAGCGGTACTCCACTCATCCGATCGCCGCCTCTCTGCGGGCGGCTTATCCCGGCGAAAAGGACGGCTGCCTGGTGGAGAGCGTGGAGGAGCTGGCCGGCCGGGGGATCCGCGCGAAGGTGAACGGTCAGACGGTCTGCGTCGGCAACGCGAAGATGATGGAGGAGACCGGCGCGGCGTGGCGTCCGTGCCATCATCCGGGCACCATCGTACATGTTTCGGTTGACGGCGTCTACGCGGGACACATCGTCATCTCGGATGTGGTGAAGGAGCATGCCGCGGCTGCAGTCGCGGCGCTGAAGAAGGGCGGGGTCCGCCGCACGGTCATGCTGACCGGAGACAGCCGGGCAGCGGCGGAGCAGGTCGCCGCTCAGACCGGAATCGACGAGGTGCACGCGGAGCTGCTGCCTGCCGACAAGGTGGCGCAGGTGGAGAAACTGCTGGCGGAGGAGAAGGCGGGAGAGGCGGCTGCCTTTGTCGGGGACGGGATCAACGACGCGCCGGTGCTCTCGAGGGCAGACATCGGGATTGCGATGGGCGCGCTGGGATCCGACGCGGCGATCGAGGCCGCGGATATCGTCCTGATGGACGACGACCCGCTGAGAATCGCGACCGCCATCAATATTTCCCGCAAATGCCTTCGCATTGTGAAGGAGAATATCTGGCTCGCGATCGGAGTCAAGACGGTCTGTCTCGCGCTGAGCGCGTTCGGACTGGCCAATATGTGGGCGGCGATTTTCGCGGATGTCGGTGTGATGGTCCTGGCGGTGCTGAACGCGGTCCGCTGCCTCTATACAAAGGGCGAGGAAGCATCCGCGCAGTGA
- a CDS encoding YesL family protein, with the protein MRSLFHPDSPVMQALTELFNMILLNLLTMLCCIPVVTAGASLSAMYYVCIKEQRQEGGGVTRMFFRSFRRNLKQGAAASLLLLAFAALMFMDLNVAKAYEGQPASRVFRLLVWMLIFAASFFLQMLFPMIARFTGSLTAQLKRSVLFAAKHMPRVLAMLALWAADAVLLYLADVRWAPLFVMLGLSLPGYLCTLLYDPVFRKIEKDMQPAEIGLSENEKEL; encoded by the coding sequence ATGAGATCTCTGTTCCATCCCGACAGCCCCGTCATGCAGGCGCTGACAGAACTGTTCAATATGATTCTGCTGAATCTGCTGACGATGCTGTGCTGCATCCCGGTCGTGACGGCAGGCGCCTCCCTCTCGGCGATGTATTATGTCTGCATCAAGGAACAGAGGCAGGAGGGCGGAGGCGTCACGCGTATGTTCTTTCGGTCTTTCCGCCGGAATCTGAAGCAGGGAGCAGCGGCGTCGCTTCTGCTTCTTGCCTTCGCGGCCCTGATGTTCATGGATCTGAACGTCGCGAAGGCATATGAAGGGCAGCCGGCCTCACGGGTTTTCCGGCTGCTTGTCTGGATGCTGATCTTCGCGGCCTCATTTTTTCTTCAGATGCTGTTTCCAATGATCGCGCGGTTCACCGGTTCGCTGACCGCGCAGCTGAAACGGTCGGTTCTGTTCGCGGCGAAGCATATGCCGCGGGTGCTGGCGATGCTGGCACTCTGGGCCGCCGACGCAGTGCTTCTATATCTCGCGGATGTGAGATGGGCGCCGCTTTTTGTTATGCTTGGACTTTCGCTGCCGGGGTATCTCTGTACGCTTCTCTATGACCCCGTCTTCAGAAAGATAGAAAAGGACATGCAGCCGGCTGAGATCGGTCTGTCCGAGAATGAAAAGGAGCTGTGA
- a CDS encoding type II toxin-antitoxin system Phd/YefM family antitoxin: protein MINIRPVSDLRNKFPQLEKTVMESNEPVFLTKNGYGTMVLLSIEQYSALTDDTERKLDEADAAAVKSDKRYSADEVFSRVRSRIREKV, encoded by the coding sequence ATGATCAACATTCGCCCTGTATCCGACCTCAGAAACAAGTTCCCGCAACTTGAAAAAACCGTCATGGAATCAAATGAACCTGTCTTTCTCACAAAGAACGGATATGGCACCATGGTTCTTTTAAGTATCGAACAGTACTCCGCACTCACTGACGACACAGAACGTAAGCTTGACGAGGCCGATGCGGCAGCAGTGAAATCGGACAAACGATACTCTGCAGATGAAGTCTTCAGCAGAGTAAGGAGCCGCATCCGTGAAAAAGTATAA
- a CDS encoding deoxyribonuclease IV encodes MGYIGNHVSSSGGFFAMGAHELDLGGDTFAFFTRNPRGGASRAADPEDAAKLMRLLTEHSFGPLVAHAPYTLNACSTNERVAAFAREAMTGDLLKIQLLPGQFYNFHPGSHLGQGPEKAIPQIAAVVNEALAAVPEGRTTVLLETMAGKGSEVGRTFEELRMIMDRIDRPERIGVTLDTCHVWDAGYDIAGNLDGVLKEFDEVIGLEHLKAIHLNDSKNPCGSRKDRHEKLGKGCIGEEALRRVVTHPALASLPFILETPNEDEGYRREIRMVRSWMEE; translated from the coding sequence ATGGGCTATATCGGAAATCATGTTTCAAGCAGCGGCGGATTTTTCGCGATGGGCGCGCATGAGCTGGACCTGGGCGGGGATACGTTCGCGTTCTTTACCCGCAACCCGCGCGGCGGAGCGTCCAGAGCGGCGGATCCGGAAGACGCGGCGAAGCTGATGAGGCTTCTTACGGAGCATTCCTTCGGACCGCTGGTCGCCCACGCGCCCTACACACTGAATGCCTGCTCAACGAACGAGCGGGTGGCCGCCTTCGCACGGGAGGCGATGACGGGCGATCTCCTGAAAATACAGCTGCTGCCCGGCCAGTTCTACAATTTTCATCCGGGCTCTCATCTGGGGCAGGGCCCGGAGAAGGCGATTCCGCAGATCGCCGCGGTGGTGAATGAGGCGCTCGCGGCCGTGCCGGAGGGAAGGACAACGGTCCTTCTGGAGACGATGGCCGGCAAAGGCAGCGAGGTGGGGCGTACGTTTGAGGAGCTTCGGATGATCATGGACCGGATCGACCGGCCGGAGAGGATCGGTGTCACGCTGGATACCTGTCATGTCTGGGACGCGGGTTATGATATCGCGGGGAATCTGGACGGCGTGCTGAAAGAGTTCGACGAGGTGATCGGTCTGGAGCATCTGAAGGCCATACATCTCAATGACAGCAAAAACCCCTGCGGATCCCGCAAGGACCGGCATGAAAAGCTGGGAAAGGGCTGCATCGGCGAAGAAGCGCTGCGACGTGTGGTTACGCATCCGGCGCTGGCGTCCCTTCCGTTTATTCTGGAGACGCCGAATGAAGACGAGGGCTATCGGAGGGAAATCAGGATGGTCCGGAGCTGGATGGAGGAATGA